CGTGACCTATTGTACCAATGTTTACATGGGGTTTGCTTCTGTCAAATTTTTCTTTTGCCATTTTTTCCTCCTAAATTTTTTAATTTAAAATTTTATATTTTCTGCCCAGTACAGATGTACCGGGCTTAGTTCTTGTTATCTTTATTTAGTGCTAAAGAAAGTTATTATCTTCCTCTTTCAGCTTTTATTTCTTCTTGAATTGCTCTTGGAACTGCTACATATTCTTCAAATTCCATTGAGTAGTTTGCTCTTCCTTGAGATTTAGATCTTAAGTCAGTTGCATAACCGAACATTTCTGATAAAGGTACTTTTGCATTAACGATTTTAGCTCCGTTTCTGTCTGTCATACCACCTATCATACCTCTTCTTGAGTTGATATCTCCGATGATATCTCCCATATATTCTTCTGGAGTAGTTACTTCTACTTTGAATATTGGCTCAAGAATAACTGGTTTACATTTTTCAGCACCTTGTTTCATAGCCATAGATCCTGCAATCTTGAATGCCATTTCTGATGAGTCAACTTCGTGGTATGATCCATCATAAAGAGTTACTTTTACTCCAACTAGTGGATATCCAGCAACAACTCCGTTTTCAAGAGCTTCTTTACATCCTTTTTCTACTGCAGGGATATATTCTCTAGGAATTGCTCCTCCAGTAATTTCGTTAACAAATTCAAAATCTTTTCCAGGGTTAGGTTCAATTTTGATTTTAACATGTCCGTATTGTCCTTTACCTCCAGATTGTTTTGCATATTTAACTTCTTGCTCAGTAGAAGCAGTAATTGTTTCTCTGTAAGCAACTTGTGGTTTACCAACTGTAGACTCAACTTTGAATTCTCTTCTCATTCTGTCTACGATGATATCAAGGTGAAGTTCTCCCATTCCAGAAATGATTGTTTGACCAGTTTCTTCATCAGATTTAACTCTGAATGTAGGGTCTTCTTCAGCAAGTTTTGCAAGTGCAATTCCCATTTTTTCTTGGTCTGCTTTAGTTTTTGGTTCAACTGCAACAGAGATAACTGGATCTGGGAATTCCATTTTTTCAAGAATTATAGGGTTCTTTTCATCACAAAGAGTATCTCCTGTTGTAGTATTTTTTAATCCTACTACTGCTGCGATATCTCCGCAATAAACGATTTCTTTTTCTTCTCTTTTATTAGCGTGCATTTGAAGAAGTCTTCCCATTCTTTCTTTTTGACCTTTAGTAGAGTTTAGAACATAAGATCCTTTTTCTACAACACCAGTATATACTCTGAAGAATGTTAA
The DNA window shown above is from Fusobacterium perfoetens and carries:
- the fusA gene encoding elongation factor G — protein: MARQVSLEMTRNIGIMAHIDAGKTTTTERILFYTGINHNIGETHDGTATMDWMEQEQERGITITSAATTCFWKNHRINIIDTPGHVDFTVEVERSLRVLDGAVAVFSAVDGVQPQSETVWRQADKYGVPRMAFFNKMDRIGADFKMCVNDIKEKLGANPVPIQLPIGAEDAFEGIVDLIEMKEIVYLDDKGQNIEVRDIRPELADEAEAAREFMIESVVECDDELMEKYLGGEEVSNDELRKALRAGTIGNMIIPVLCGTAFKNRGIQPLLDAITAYMPAPTQKGVIKGTDVKDPEKEIELPIGDDAPFAALAFKVMTDPFVGRLTFFRVYTGVVEKGSYVLNSTKGQKERMGRLLQMHANKREEKEIVYCGDIAAVVGLKNTTTGDTLCDEKNPIILEKMEFPDPVISVAVEPKTKADQEKMGIALAKLAEEDPTFRVKSDEETGQTIISGMGELHLDIIVDRMRREFKVESTVGKPQVAYRETITASTEQEVKYAKQSGGKGQYGHVKIKIEPNPGKDFEFVNEITGGAIPREYIPAVEKGCKEALENGVVAGYPLVGVKVTLYDGSYHEVDSSEMAFKIAGSMAMKQGAEKCKPVILEPIFKVEVTTPEEYMGDIIGDINSRRGMIGGMTDRNGAKIVNAKVPLSEMFGYATDLRSKSQGRANYSMEFEEYVAVPRAIQEEIKAERGR